The following coding sequences are from one Streptomyces sp. NBC_01232 window:
- the gyrB gene encoding DNA topoisomerase (ATP-hydrolyzing) subunit B, translating to MCQRGRFVADSGDSNEKNYDASAIQVLEGLDAVRKRPGMYIGSTGERGLHHLVYEVVDNSVDEALAGHADTIDVTILADGGVRVVDNGRGIPVGIVPSEGKPALEVVLTVLHAGGKFGGGGYAVSGGLHGVGVSVVNALSTRVAVEVRTDGHRWTQDYKLGVPTAPLAKNEETAETGTSVTFWADGDIFETTEYSFETLSRRFQEMAFLNKGLTLTLTDERESAKATVGADDPDADTAEPTARTVKYYYEGGIVDFVKYLNSRKGELIHPTVIDVEAEDNERMLSVEIAMQWNSQYTEGVYSFANTIHTHEGGTHEEGFRAALTGLVNRYARDKKLLREKDDNLAGEDIREGLTAIISVKLGEPQFEGQTKTKLGNTEAKTFVQKVVHEHLNDWFDRNPVEAADIIRKSIQAATARVAARKARDLTRRKGLLESASLPGKLSDCQSNDPTKCEIFIVEGDSAGGSAKSGRNPMYQAILPIRGKILNVEKARIDKILQNTEVQALISAFGTGVHEDFDIEKLRYHKIILMADADVDGQHINTLLLTFLFRFMRPLVEAGHVYLSRPPLYKIKWGRDDFEYAYSDRERDALVELGKQNGKRIKEDSIQRFKGLGEMNAEELRVTTMDVDHRVLGQVTLDDAAQADDLFSVLMGEDVEARRSFIQRNAKDVRFLDI from the coding sequence CTGTGCCAGAGAGGGCGCTTCGTGGCCGATTCCGGCGACTCCAACGAGAAGAATTACGACGCCAGTGCGATCCAGGTCCTCGAGGGCCTGGACGCGGTCCGCAAGCGGCCGGGAATGTACATCGGCTCGACGGGTGAGCGTGGTCTGCACCACCTCGTCTACGAGGTCGTCGACAACTCGGTCGACGAGGCGCTGGCAGGGCACGCGGACACCATCGACGTGACGATCCTCGCCGACGGCGGGGTGCGCGTGGTGGACAACGGCCGCGGTATCCCGGTCGGCATCGTGCCGTCCGAGGGCAAGCCCGCCCTCGAGGTCGTCCTCACGGTCCTGCACGCGGGCGGCAAGTTCGGCGGTGGCGGCTACGCCGTCTCCGGCGGTCTGCACGGTGTCGGCGTGTCCGTCGTGAACGCCCTGTCGACGAGGGTCGCGGTCGAGGTCAGGACGGACGGCCACCGCTGGACCCAGGACTACAAGCTGGGCGTCCCGACGGCCCCGCTGGCCAAGAACGAGGAGACCGCCGAGACCGGCACCTCGGTCACCTTCTGGGCCGACGGCGACATCTTCGAGACGACCGAGTACTCCTTCGAGACGCTGTCGCGGCGCTTTCAGGAGATGGCCTTCCTCAACAAGGGCCTCACCCTGACGCTGACCGACGAGCGCGAGTCGGCGAAGGCGACCGTCGGCGCGGACGACCCGGACGCGGACACGGCGGAGCCCACGGCGCGCACGGTGAAGTACTACTACGAGGGCGGCATCGTCGACTTCGTGAAGTACCTCAACTCGCGCAAGGGTGAGCTCATCCACCCGACCGTCATCGACGTCGAGGCCGAGGACAACGAGCGCATGCTCTCGGTCGAGATCGCGATGCAGTGGAACTCGCAGTACACGGAGGGTGTCTACTCCTTCGCGAACACGATCCACACGCACGAGGGCGGTACGCACGAGGAGGGCTTCCGTGCGGCCCTGACGGGTCTGGTGAACCGTTACGCGCGCGACAAGAAGCTGCTGCGCGAGAAGGACGACAACCTCGCCGGCGAGGACATCCGCGAGGGTCTGACCGCGATCATCTCGGTCAAGCTGGGCGAGCCCCAGTTCGAGGGCCAGACGAAGACCAAGCTGGGCAACACGGAGGCCAAGACCTTCGTGCAGAAGGTCGTCCACGAGCACCTCAACGACTGGTTCGACCGCAACCCGGTCGAGGCCGCGGACATCATCCGCAAGTCGATCCAGGCGGCCACGGCGCGCGTCGCGGCCCGCAAGGCCCGTGACCTCACCCGTCGCAAGGGTCTGCTGGAGAGCGCCTCGCTGCCGGGCAAGCTGTCCGACTGCCAGTCGAACGACCCGACCAAGTGCGAGATCTTCATCGTCGAGGGTGACTCGGCCGGTGGCTCCGCGAAGTCCGGCCGCAACCCGATGTACCAGGCCATCCTGCCGATCCGCGGCAAGATCCTGAACGTCGAGAAGGCCCGTATCGACAAGATCCTCCAGAACACCGAGGTCCAGGCGCTGATCAGTGCCTTCGGTACCGGTGTGCACGAGGACTTCGACATCGAGAAGCTCCGCTATCACAAGATCATCCTGATGGCGGACGCCGACGTCGACGGCCAGCACATCAACACCCTGCTGCTGACCTTCCTCTTCCGCTTCATGCGCCCGCTGGTCGAGGCCGGTCACGTGTACCTGTCGCGCCCGCCGCTCTACAAGATCAAGTGGGGCCGGGACGACTTCGAGTACGCGTACTCGGACCGCGAGCGCGACGCGCTGGTGGAGCTCGGCAAGCAGAACGGCAAGCGCATCAAGGAAGACTCGATCCAGCGCTTCAAGGGTCTGGGCGAGATGAACGCCGAGGAACTGCGCGTCACCACCATGGACGTGGACCACCGGGTCCTCGGCCAGGTCACGCTGGACGACGCGGCGCAGGCCGACGACCTGTTCTCGGTGCTGATGGGTGAGGACGTCGAGGCGCGGCGCTCCTTCATCCAGCGCAACGCCAAGGACGTCCGCTTCCTCGACATCTGA
- a CDS encoding DUF721 domain-containing protein produces the protein MNDNGKDPQEGRRTPEASGVDLARQALAAAREQARARGNAAGGKRRQQPGLRSGARADGRDPMPLMAALDRLRTERGWEMPMAVAGVMERWPEIVGPEIAAHCEPERYEDRELVVRCDSSAWAAQLKLLAPQLVARLNADLGQGTVRMIKVQGPGGRPKGYGPWRAPGSKGPGDTYG, from the coding sequence GTGAACGACAACGGCAAGGACCCGCAGGAGGGCCGCAGGACCCCGGAGGCCTCCGGGGTGGACCTCGCGCGCCAGGCCCTCGCGGCCGCGCGCGAGCAGGCCCGGGCCCGGGGCAACGCGGCCGGCGGGAAGCGGCGCCAGCAGCCGGGCCTGCGCTCGGGAGCCCGCGCGGACGGCCGGGACCCGATGCCGCTGATGGCGGCGCTGGACCGGCTGCGCACCGAACGCGGCTGGGAGATGCCGATGGCGGTGGCGGGCGTGATGGAGCGCTGGCCGGAGATCGTCGGCCCGGAGATCGCGGCCCACTGTGAACCGGAGCGGTACGAGGACCGTGAACTGGTCGTGCGGTGCGATTCCTCGGCATGGGCGGCCCAGCTGAAGCTGCTGGCTCCGCAGCTGGTCGCGCGGCTGAACGCGGATCTGGGGCAGGGCACGGTCCGGATGATCAAGGTGCAGGGGCCCGGCGGGCGGCCCAAGGGGTACGGGCCGTGGCGGGCGCCGGGCAGCAAGGGTCCGGGCGACACCTACGGCTGA
- the gnd gene encoding phosphogluconate dehydrogenase (NAD(+)-dependent, decarboxylating): MELGLVGLGKMGGNMRERIRRAGHTVIGYDRNPDLADVHSLRELVDSLPAPRVVWVMVPAGAATQSTVDELAELLSIGDIVVDGGNSRWTDDEKHAEELAAKGIGFVDCGVSGGVWGLENGYALMYGGEKDHVARVQPIFDALKPEGEFGAVHAGKVGAGHFAKMVHNGIEYAMMQAYAEGWELLEKVDSVTDVREVFRSWQEGTVIRSWLLDLAVNALDQDEHLEQLRGFAQDSGEGRWTVEAAIDNAVPLPAITASLFARFASRQDDSPQMKMIAALRNQFGGHAVEKA; the protein is encoded by the coding sequence ATGGAGCTTGGTCTCGTCGGTCTCGGCAAGATGGGCGGCAACATGCGCGAGCGCATCCGCCGCGCAGGCCACACCGTCATCGGATACGACCGCAACCCGGACCTCGCGGATGTCCACAGCCTGCGGGAGCTTGTGGACAGCCTGCCGGCCCCCCGAGTCGTGTGGGTGATGGTCCCGGCCGGTGCCGCGACGCAGTCCACCGTCGACGAGCTCGCCGAGCTGCTCTCGATCGGCGACATCGTCGTCGACGGCGGCAACTCGCGCTGGACCGACGACGAGAAGCACGCCGAGGAGCTGGCGGCCAAGGGCATCGGCTTCGTCGACTGCGGTGTCTCCGGCGGCGTGTGGGGCCTGGAGAACGGCTACGCACTGATGTACGGCGGCGAGAAGGACCACGTCGCCCGGGTCCAGCCGATCTTCGACGCCCTCAAGCCCGAGGGCGAGTTCGGCGCCGTGCACGCCGGCAAGGTCGGCGCGGGCCACTTCGCGAAGATGGTCCACAACGGCATCGAGTACGCCATGATGCAGGCCTACGCCGAGGGCTGGGAGCTCCTGGAGAAGGTGGACTCGGTCACCGACGTCCGCGAGGTCTTCCGCTCCTGGCAGGAGGGCACCGTCATCCGCTCCTGGCTGCTGGACCTGGCCGTGAACGCCCTCGACCAGGACGAGCACCTGGAGCAGCTGCGCGGCTTCGCACAGGACTCCGGCGAGGGACGCTGGACGGTGGAGGCGGCGATCGACAACGCCGTACCGCTGCCCGCGATCACCGCGTCGCTGTTCGCGCGCTTCGCCTCGCGGCAGGACGACTCCCCGCAGATGAAGATGATCGCCGCCCTGCGGAACCAGTTCGGCGGCCACGCGGTCGAGAAGGCCTAG
- the recF gene encoding DNA replication/repair protein RecF (All proteins in this family for which functions are known are DNA-binding proteins that assist the filamentation of RecA onto DNA for the initiation of recombination or recombinational repair.) gives MHVSHLSLADFRSYARAEVPLDPGVTAFVGPNGQGKTNLVEAIGYLATLGSHRVSSDAPLVRMGADRAIIRAAVTQGERQQLVELELNPGRANRARINRSSQVRPRDVLGIIRTVLFAPEDLALVKGDPGERRRFLDELVTARSPRMAAVRSDYERVLKQRNTLLKSAAMARRHGGRSLDLSTLDVWDQHLARAGAELLAQRLDLIATMLPLADKAYEQLAPGGGPLGLAYKSSAGEPVDSGAARTREDLYEVLLSALAEVRKQEIERGVTLVGPHRDDVLLRLGELPAKGYASHGESWSYALALRLASYELLRSEGSEPVLILDDVFAELDTRRRERLAELVAPGEQVLVTAAVDDDVPGVLVGTRFGVSGGEVTRL, from the coding sequence ATGCACGTTTCGCATCTCTCATTGGCCGACTTCCGCTCGTACGCCCGGGCCGAGGTTCCCCTCGACCCGGGCGTCACGGCTTTCGTGGGCCCCAACGGCCAGGGCAAGACCAACCTCGTCGAGGCGATCGGCTACCTCGCGACCCTCGGCAGTCACCGGGTCTCCTCGGACGCCCCGCTGGTGCGGATGGGCGCGGACCGGGCGATCATCCGGGCGGCCGTCACCCAGGGCGAGCGCCAGCAGCTGGTGGAGCTGGAGCTCAATCCCGGGCGGGCGAACCGGGCCCGGATCAACCGGTCCTCGCAGGTCAGGCCGCGGGACGTGCTGGGGATCATACGGACGGTGCTGTTCGCGCCGGAGGACCTGGCCCTGGTCAAGGGCGACCCGGGCGAGCGGCGCCGGTTCCTGGACGAGCTGGTCACGGCGCGCTCCCCGCGGATGGCCGCCGTCCGCTCCGACTACGAGCGGGTGCTCAAGCAGCGCAACACCCTGCTGAAGTCCGCGGCGATGGCCCGCCGGCACGGCGGGCGCTCCCTGGACCTGTCCACCCTCGACGTGTGGGACCAGCACCTCGCCCGCGCGGGCGCGGAGCTGCTGGCACAGCGGCTGGATCTGATCGCGACGATGCTGCCGCTGGCGGACAAGGCGTACGAGCAGCTCGCGCCCGGCGGCGGCCCGCTGGGTCTGGCGTACAAGTCCTCGGCAGGCGAGCCGGTGGACAGCGGCGCGGCGCGCACCCGGGAGGACCTCTACGAGGTCCTGCTGTCCGCGCTGGCCGAGGTGCGCAAGCAGGAGATCGAACGCGGGGTGACCCTGGTGGGCCCGCACCGCGACGACGTGCTGCTGCGGCTGGGGGAGCTGCCCGCGAAGGGGTACGCGAGCCACGGCGAGTCGTGGTCGTACGCGCTGGCCCTGCGGCTGGCCTCGTACGAGCTGCTGCGCTCGGAGGGCAGCGAGCCGGTGCTGATCCTGGACGACGTGTTCGCGGAGCTGGACACCCGGCGCCGGGAGCGGCTGGCCGAGCTGGTGGCGCCGGGCGAGCAGGTGCTGGTGACGGCGGCGGTGGACGACGACGTCCCGGGGGTGCTGGTGGGTACGCGGTTCGGGGTGTCCGGCGGTGAGGTGACCAGGCTGTGA